A single Sphingomonas sp. IW22 DNA region contains:
- a CDS encoding P27 family phage terminase small subunit, with product MAKPTRKRVVKTSAPGVPPVDESVVAQPDWSLLLPDAREQAVAAEHWRRLVGEMMDREILSSSNGHALQRLVLAYLVYDRCSRALADGGIVDEPNADNPKAIARLSIHYKAMQEAEKTAERLEAQLGLTPGRRGKVAKVTKKRQRTAGADAFLGPAG from the coding sequence ATGGCGAAACCGACCCGCAAACGAGTGGTGAAAACATCGGCTCCCGGCGTCCCGCCCGTTGATGAGAGTGTCGTCGCTCAACCCGACTGGTCGCTGCTTTTGCCGGATGCGCGCGAACAGGCGGTGGCCGCCGAGCATTGGCGGCGGCTTGTCGGGGAGATGATGGACCGGGAGATCCTGTCGTCTTCCAACGGGCACGCGCTTCAGCGGCTTGTGCTTGCCTATCTGGTCTATGATCGGTGCTCGCGGGCACTGGCCGACGGGGGCATCGTCGATGAACCGAACGCCGACAATCCCAAGGCGATCGCTCGCTTGTCGATCCACTACAAGGCGATGCAGGAAGCCGAGAAGACCGCAGAGCGGCTCGAGGCGCAGCTTGGCCTCACGCCCGGACGGCGCGGCAAGGTCGCGAAGGTGACGAAGAAGCGCCAGCGCACCGCCGGCGCCGACGCGTTCCTTGGCCCGGCGGGTTAG
- a CDS encoding HNH endonuclease signature motif containing protein → MAGHHARHGIGLTAPVERLRGRAGQRQRLRRLKRTNGLCEHCLKEGRVMIATVVNHIVPLIQGGSDEDSNTENLCAAHDREATARQFGFDVAIGARGVGKSGRPTSRHHAWAGPAPTTVLAGRRRPTPPGGAKV, encoded by the coding sequence TTGGCGGGCCATCACGCTCGACATGGCATCGGCCTGACTGCGCCTGTTGAGCGGCTGCGCGGCCGGGCTGGCCAGCGCCAGCGCCTGCGTCGGCTGAAGCGGACGAACGGGCTTTGCGAGCACTGCCTGAAGGAAGGGCGAGTGATGATCGCCACGGTCGTCAATCACATCGTCCCGCTGATCCAAGGGGGATCGGACGAGGACAGCAACACCGAGAACCTCTGCGCCGCTCATGATCGGGAAGCGACGGCTCGGCAGTTCGGCTTCGACGTGGCGATCGGCGCGCGCGGCGTCGGCAAGAGCGGCCGACCAACCAGTAGGCACCACGCCTGGGCTGGTCCGGCGCCGACCACGGTTTTGGCCGGCCGCCGGCGGCCGACCCCCCCCGGGGGGGCGAAAGTCTGA
- a CDS encoding DUF3164 family protein, protein MVERTHPAALDVGGKPYLRDAKGNLVPLAAVKPADLLMDELVRAKVDAARAVSAAIASFKAQAFEDVTGFQGLLAQEYGTALGGKKGNITLLSFDGCQKVQVAIADVLEFGPELQAAKTLIDECLTDWSSDSRVELQSLVNRVFAVDKEGQINRAELFMLLRVDIADERWLRAMDAIRDSIRVVGARTYMRFYERDTPDAAWRAITLDMASA, encoded by the coding sequence ATGGTTGAACGCACGCATCCCGCCGCACTCGACGTGGGTGGCAAGCCATACCTCCGCGACGCGAAGGGCAACCTTGTGCCGCTTGCGGCGGTGAAGCCGGCAGATCTGCTGATGGACGAGCTTGTCCGTGCCAAGGTTGATGCAGCGCGGGCAGTGTCAGCTGCGATCGCCAGCTTCAAGGCGCAGGCGTTCGAGGACGTGACTGGCTTCCAAGGCCTGCTCGCCCAAGAATACGGCACCGCGTTGGGTGGCAAGAAGGGCAACATCACGTTGCTGTCGTTCGATGGCTGCCAAAAGGTACAGGTTGCGATCGCAGACGTTCTGGAGTTCGGACCCGAGCTTCAGGCAGCGAAGACGCTGATCGACGAATGCCTGACGGACTGGTCATCGGACAGCCGGGTTGAGCTGCAGAGCCTGGTCAACCGCGTATTTGCGGTCGACAAGGAAGGGCAGATCAACCGGGCCGAGCTCTTCATGCTGCTGCGCGTCGACATCGCCGATGAGCGTTGGCTGCGCGCCATGGACGCCATCCGCGACAGCATCCGTGTCGTCGGCGCCCGGACCTACATGCGCTTCTACGAGCGTGACACGCCTGATGCCGCTTGGCGGGCCATCACGCTCGACATGGCATCGGCCTGA
- a CDS encoding addiction module antidote protein: MTVNTIPFDAMAHLDQEDHIDLLNDALATGNSDVVIRIVGEIARARGMSNVARDSDLGRSTLYKALADNANPTISTFLRVLAALQIDLHAQRAGELETA, from the coding sequence ATGACCGTCAACACCATCCCGTTCGATGCGATGGCACACCTTGATCAAGAGGATCATATCGATCTTCTCAACGATGCGCTCGCGACCGGAAACAGTGACGTCGTCATCCGGATTGTCGGGGAGATTGCGCGCGCTCGCGGCATGAGCAACGTGGCGCGTGACAGCGATCTTGGTAGATCAACGCTCTATAAGGCGCTGGCTGATAATGCGAACCCAACAATCAGCACCTTCTTGCGCGTTCTAGCGGCGCTCCAAATCGATCTGCATGCACAGAGGGCCGGAGAGTTAGAGACGGCTTAA
- a CDS encoding type II toxin-antitoxin system RelE/ParE family toxin, with protein MDNLHRVHYIPHMITTQQTETFNDWLKGLNDPIAFKRIVRRIALLQAGHFGDSKSVGDKVSELRIDHGPGYRVYWTRQGGALVILLAGGTKQTQQRDIDRAKKLAAQLE; from the coding sequence GTGGACAACCTGCACCGGGTCCACTATATTCCACACATGATCACGACGCAGCAAACCGAAACCTTCAACGATTGGCTCAAGGGCCTGAACGATCCGATCGCTTTCAAGCGGATCGTGCGCCGGATCGCTCTGCTTCAGGCGGGCCACTTCGGTGATAGCAAGTCGGTTGGCGATAAGGTCTCTGAACTGCGGATCGATCATGGACCCGGCTATCGCGTCTACTGGACGCGGCAAGGCGGGGCGCTGGTGATCCTGCTAGCGGGCGGCACGAAGCAAACCCAGCAGCGGGATATCGACAGGGCAAAGAAGCTGGCGGCGCAATTGGAATAA
- a CDS encoding excalibur calcium-binding domain-containing protein, with amino-acid sequence MRSGSPLTRRHLYAALLAALAVGVPLDDASAQSRRAGYQSQPSRSQRSIGSRTSGDARSFAGAGTYRSCAEARAAGVAPLRVGDDGYSTRIDRDRDGVACE; translated from the coding sequence TTGCGAAGCGGTTCGCCTTTGACCCGCCGCCACCTCTATGCCGCGCTTCTGGCTGCATTAGCTGTCGGTGTACCGCTGGACGACGCTTCCGCCCAGAGTCGTCGAGCGGGATACCAATCGCAGCCATCGCGGTCGCAACGCTCGATTGGCAGCCGCACCTCCGGCGATGCACGCAGCTTCGCCGGCGCCGGAACATACCGCAGCTGCGCTGAGGCGCGCGCCGCCGGCGTCGCGCCGTTGCGGGTTGGTGATGACGGTTATTCGACGAGGATTGACCGCGATCGGGATGGAGTGGCGTGCGAATGA
- a CDS encoding helix-turn-helix domain-containing protein, whose translation MHRIRAIMAEREISQSELARRVGVSQQTIFKLTHGISQNSRFLHKVARELGTTPAYLTGETDDPDEDAPAAPEMTSDEAELLQLYRALEPKDRAALAQLARTIATSAHSPTMHEPGKTFRAGAGQ comes from the coding sequence ATGCATCGCATTAGAGCCATCATGGCTGAGCGCGAAATTTCGCAGAGCGAGTTGGCCAGACGTGTGGGTGTGTCGCAGCAAACGATTTTCAAGCTGACACACGGAATTTCTCAGAATTCTCGGTTCCTGCACAAGGTGGCGCGAGAGTTAGGGACCACGCCGGCTTACCTAACGGGCGAGACCGATGATCCAGATGAGGACGCACCCGCTGCTCCCGAGATGACGTCGGACGAGGCAGAGTTGCTGCAGCTTTATCGCGCGCTCGAGCCAAAGGATCGCGCCGCGCTCGCCCAACTTGCTCGGACAATCGCCACCAGCGCCCATTCGCCCACGATGCACGAACCGGGCAAAACCTTTCGAGCGGGGGCGGGGCAGTAA
- a CDS encoding transcriptional regulator, translating into MDAESTQVVALRSAVERAGGQTALSRLLSVTQQAVSKWLRNGKPLPAEHVLAVEAATGVSRHDLRPDIYPRDLAPIDPAEALRA; encoded by the coding sequence ATGGATGCCGAATCAACTCAGGTTGTTGCATTGCGGAGCGCGGTCGAAAGGGCGGGCGGCCAAACGGCCCTTTCGCGCTTGCTCAGCGTGACCCAGCAAGCGGTGTCCAAATGGCTAAGGAACGGCAAACCCCTCCCCGCCGAGCACGTCCTCGCCGTCGAAGCGGCAACCGGCGTGTCGCGCCATGACCTCCGCCCCGACATCTATCCGCGCGATCTGGCGCCGATCGACCCGGCCGAGGCTCTGCGCGCATGA
- a CDS encoding helix-turn-helix domain-containing protein, with protein MALTPGQYLRKRREAAGLSLDDVALCFETVPPIAAAARAEWLGLVEADAVPLPAGIADALHDAFPFDPRVLAELAYRLADDPDNIAFGYAVCRSCACSELDPCGEGCSWVPGDTGLCTRCRDRGLGAPGGDTIIVATLAKVAA; from the coding sequence ATGGCCCTCACCCCCGGTCAGTATCTGCGCAAGCGTCGCGAGGCCGCTGGCCTTTCGCTCGACGATGTCGCCCTGTGCTTCGAAACGGTGCCCCCGATCGCCGCTGCCGCGCGCGCTGAATGGCTCGGCTTGGTTGAGGCCGATGCCGTGCCGCTGCCCGCCGGGATTGCCGACGCACTCCACGACGCCTTCCCGTTCGATCCGCGCGTTCTGGCCGAGCTCGCCTATCGACTGGCCGACGACCCCGACAACATCGCCTTTGGCTATGCCGTTTGCCGATCGTGCGCCTGCAGCGAGCTCGACCCTTGCGGCGAAGGCTGCAGCTGGGTCCCCGGCGATACCGGTCTTTGCACCCGCTGCCGCGATCGCGGCCTCGGCGCGCCGGGCGGCGACACGATCATCGTGGCGACCCTTGCGAAGGTTGCAGCGTGA
- a CDS encoding DUF2312 domain-containing protein, whose amino-acid sequence MTDNISAEQLRLLIERVERLEEEKRGISDDVKDVYAEAKSTGFDVKTMKAIIRLRKMEKHHRDEADMLLETYLQALGM is encoded by the coding sequence ATGACCGACAACATCTCCGCCGAACAGTTGCGGCTGTTGATCGAGCGCGTCGAGCGGCTCGAAGAGGAAAAGCGCGGCATCTCCGATGACGTGAAGGACGTCTACGCCGAAGCGAAGTCGACCGGCTTCGACGTTAAAACGATGAAGGCGATCATCCGCCTTCGAAAAATGGAGAAGCATCACCGCGACGAGGCGGACATGTTGCTCGAAACATACCTGCAAGCGCTGGGCATGTAG
- a CDS encoding ParB N-terminal domain-containing protein gives MTRLAAVPCTCDECRALDVAHPREGHQLALVSDTGGGVSPAADHPDAIRPASRIVRAPEGRNSRDARSRPPTAESEDPPMNAQAKISTPTSVAAPVPPSTIEQVPLRDLRRAPENVRRTDIEQDVGGLSENIAAVGLLQSLIGYRVGRKREVWIVGGGRRLAALRVLLDDFRIDLAFRVPVLIRERDEAIELSLAENLERRDMNPADEFEAFRLLMEPGTRSPADIAKRFGLTEVYVKQRLKLADLAPEILDGLRAGEMTLHGALAYARAPDPTVQQQIFAAQKRRAYDRHDPRSIRNAVASTKTTDWTLYKYVGAEAYERAGGGYDEGLFEDAPIGDSRRLSNQVLVEKLARDHIDFQMIGRQREMAEALNLEAVDGFVVYPDLAFPSYGMSPPKAPEGFAWVGSWEPGAAQRMLKTVRNNGISVQLLVGIQDDRLVAWDRGFFVEKAQKNAVQPDEKPAAPAAPFTPEEREAIDRAHGIDLWSKRLAVGSFDETPLQGRAFFDDSWAGRNPASATHIGQQGWWVRLQVFVTAEQAASHTEAAGERYERAKREVAEAAEAKRIADEEAQQQLAHRRAELEAMTPPAVAVVDGEPWFRDDEHGYGTADQEGWIDNWLALIDQLGAEDIITFDTREAFDSAHAAARSLGAGA, from the coding sequence ATGACCCGCCTCGCTGCCGTTCCGTGCACCTGCGACGAATGTCGCGCGCTCGATGTCGCCCATCCGCGCGAAGGGCATCAGCTCGCGCTGGTCAGCGACACCGGCGGCGGAGTGTCCCCCGCCGCCGATCACCCCGACGCGATCCGGCCCGCCAGCCGGATCGTGCGCGCACCTGAAGGCCGCAACAGTCGAGACGCGCGCTCGCGGCCACCCACAGCCGAAAGCGAGGACCCACCCATGAACGCTCAAGCGAAAATCTCAACCCCGACGTCCGTGGCCGCGCCGGTGCCGCCCTCGACGATCGAACAGGTGCCGCTACGGGATCTTCGCCGCGCACCGGAAAACGTACGCCGCACCGATATCGAGCAGGATGTCGGCGGCCTGTCGGAAAACATTGCCGCTGTTGGCCTGCTTCAGTCGCTGATCGGCTACCGCGTCGGCCGGAAGCGAGAAGTCTGGATCGTCGGCGGGGGGCGCCGCCTGGCGGCGCTTCGCGTGCTGCTCGACGACTTCAGAATCGACCTCGCATTTCGCGTGCCCGTCCTGATCCGCGAGCGTGACGAGGCGATTGAGCTCTCGCTGGCTGAGAACCTCGAGCGCCGGGACATGAACCCGGCCGATGAGTTTGAAGCGTTCCGCCTGCTGATGGAGCCGGGCACGCGCTCCCCCGCCGATATCGCAAAGCGCTTCGGACTGACCGAAGTCTATGTCAAACAGCGTCTGAAACTGGCCGATCTGGCGCCCGAGATCCTCGACGGCCTGCGCGCAGGCGAAATGACGTTGCATGGGGCATTGGCCTATGCCCGCGCGCCCGATCCCACCGTCCAGCAACAGATTTTCGCCGCCCAGAAACGACGGGCTTATGACAGGCACGACCCCCGCTCGATCCGCAACGCCGTTGCCAGCACGAAAACAACCGACTGGACGCTCTACAAATATGTTGGCGCGGAAGCCTATGAGCGCGCCGGCGGCGGTTACGACGAGGGATTGTTCGAGGACGCACCGATCGGCGATTCACGCCGGCTGTCGAATCAGGTGCTCGTCGAGAAACTGGCGCGAGACCACATCGACTTCCAGATGATCGGCCGCCAGCGCGAGATGGCTGAAGCGCTCAACCTAGAAGCGGTCGACGGCTTCGTCGTCTATCCCGATCTCGCCTTTCCGTCCTACGGAATGAGTCCTCCAAAGGCGCCCGAAGGCTTCGCTTGGGTCGGCAGCTGGGAGCCCGGCGCGGCGCAGCGGATGCTCAAAACCGTCCGCAACAACGGGATCTCGGTTCAGCTGCTGGTCGGCATCCAGGACGACAGGCTTGTCGCTTGGGATCGCGGCTTCTTTGTCGAGAAGGCGCAGAAGAATGCCGTTCAGCCCGATGAAAAGCCCGCCGCCCCGGCCGCGCCCTTCACGCCCGAGGAGCGCGAGGCGATCGATCGCGCGCACGGCATCGACCTGTGGAGCAAGCGTCTGGCCGTCGGAAGCTTCGACGAGACTCCACTTCAGGGTCGCGCGTTCTTCGACGACAGCTGGGCTGGCCGCAATCCGGCGAGCGCTACCCATATCGGTCAGCAGGGGTGGTGGGTCAGGCTTCAAGTATTCGTCACTGCGGAACAGGCGGCGTCCCATACTGAAGCCGCAGGCGAGCGATACGAGCGCGCAAAGCGCGAAGTGGCCGAAGCAGCTGAGGCCAAACGAATCGCCGACGAAGAGGCGCAGCAGCAGCTCGCCCACCGCCGTGCAGAGCTCGAAGCAATGACGCCCCCCGCCGTCGCCGTGGTCGACGGCGAACCATGGTTCCGCGACGACGAGCATGGTTACGGCACGGCCGACCAGGAAGGCTGGATCGACAACTGGCTGGCGCTGATCGACCAGCTGGGCGCCGAAGACATCATCACCTTCGACACGCGCGAAGCCTTCGACAGCGCGCACGCCGCTGCCCGGTCACTGGGAGCGGGCGCATGA
- a CDS encoding 2'-5' RNA ligase family protein codes for MQPEPAPIIVTALFGHQDAAWLTGLRRQHFPPERNYLDAHLTLFHHIAPALADELKQRLRAETRGVQAPRAMLAGVLSLGRGTAFRVESPDLIAIRTRLADAFSGMLMPQDQAGWRPHVTIQNKVEPAAARALKAQMEANFAPRPLAIAGLATWWYRGGPWEPLSRHMFA; via the coding sequence ATCCAGCCCGAACCGGCGCCGATCATCGTCACGGCATTGTTCGGGCATCAGGACGCGGCGTGGCTGACCGGCCTGCGCCGCCAGCATTTTCCACCTGAGCGCAATTACCTCGACGCGCATCTGACGCTGTTCCACCACATCGCGCCCGCATTGGCGGATGAGCTGAAGCAGCGGCTGCGCGCGGAAACGCGCGGGGTTCAGGCGCCGCGTGCCATGCTGGCGGGGGTGCTGTCCCTCGGCCGGGGCACGGCGTTCCGCGTGGAAAGCCCTGATCTGATCGCCATTCGAACTCGCCTGGCCGACGCGTTTAGCGGCATGTTGATGCCGCAGGACCAGGCCGGATGGCGCCCGCACGTTACCATTCAGAATAAGGTCGAACCCGCCGCCGCCCGCGCGCTCAAGGCGCAGATGGAGGCGAATTTCGCGCCGCGCCCGCTGGCGATCGCGGGACTTGCCACATGGTGGTATCGCGGCGGGCCATGGGAACCACTTTCACGACATATGTTCGCTTGA
- a CDS encoding potassium transporter Kup, which translates to MDSVAVDGHDHHHGQAGWKLAVSAVGVVFGDIGTSPLYAFRETFAGHHPLALDRLHILGVISLMFWSMMIVVTLKYVSIIMRADNKGEGGSLALLALISGRSAGQRWTRGIVLLGVFATALFYGDSMITPAVSVLGAVEGLSVAAPAFGGLVLPIAVMILVFLFSIQRNGTARVGALFGPIMIVYFLVIATLGLISIVADPGVLWALTPDHAVMFFVDDPLAAFLALGSVVLAVTGAEALYADMGHFGRNPIRVSWLWFVLPALMLNYMGQGALLLRDAGALESPFYMLAPESLRLPLVLLATMAAIIASQAVISGAFSVTQQASQLGFMPRLRIDHTSAATAGQIYIPLINWLLMVMVILLVLTFQSSSNLTSAYGIAVTGAMFIDTCLLAVVLFALWQWKWWQAAPLLVLFFIVDLAYFAANLTKVPDGGWFPLFVGFVIFTMLTTWSKGRKLMIERMRESAMPMKVFIQSAANSATRVPGTAVFMTSTPEGVPHALLHNLKHNKVLHERVILLTVKIVDEPYVAEGRRVGLEHLESGFHRMILRYGFMEEVDVPAALKRVDNCEGEFRMMETSFFLARQTLLPSTQPGMMIWREKLFAWMLRNAESAMEFFRLPTNRVVELGSQVEI; encoded by the coding sequence ATCGATTCGGTCGCCGTCGACGGCCATGATCATCACCACGGCCAGGCTGGATGGAAACTGGCGGTCAGCGCCGTGGGCGTCGTGTTCGGCGACATTGGCACCAGCCCGCTTTACGCGTTCCGCGAAACCTTTGCCGGGCACCACCCGCTGGCGCTGGATCGGCTGCACATTCTGGGCGTCATCAGCCTGATGTTCTGGTCGATGATGATCGTGGTGACGCTGAAATATGTCAGCATCATCATGCGCGCCGACAACAAGGGCGAGGGCGGCAGCCTGGCGCTGCTGGCGCTGATTTCGGGCCGCTCGGCCGGACAGCGATGGACGCGCGGCATCGTCCTGCTGGGCGTGTTCGCGACGGCGCTGTTCTATGGCGACTCGATGATCACGCCCGCCGTGTCGGTGCTGGGCGCGGTGGAGGGGCTGTCGGTGGCGGCCCCGGCCTTTGGCGGGCTGGTCCTGCCGATCGCGGTCATGATTCTGGTCTTCCTCTTCTCGATCCAGCGCAACGGCACCGCGCGGGTCGGCGCGTTGTTCGGGCCGATCATGATCGTCTATTTTCTGGTCATTGCGACGCTGGGCCTGATCAGCATTGTCGCCGATCCGGGCGTGCTGTGGGCGCTGACCCCCGATCATGCGGTGATGTTCTTCGTCGACGATCCGCTGGCCGCCTTTCTGGCGCTGGGTTCGGTGGTTCTGGCAGTCACGGGTGCCGAGGCGCTTTACGCCGATATGGGGCATTTCGGTCGCAATCCCATTCGGGTGTCGTGGCTGTGGTTCGTGCTGCCCGCGCTGATGCTGAATTATATGGGGCAGGGCGCGTTGCTGCTGCGCGATGCCGGCGCGCTGGAAAGCCCGTTCTACATGCTGGCGCCCGAATCGCTGCGGCTGCCGTTGGTGCTGCTGGCGACGATGGCGGCGATCATTGCCAGCCAGGCGGTGATTTCCGGCGCCTTTTCCGTGACGCAACAGGCGAGCCAGCTGGGCTTCATGCCGCGGCTTCGCATCGACCATACCAGCGCGGCGACGGCGGGGCAGATCTATATCCCGCTGATCAACTGGCTGCTGATGGTCATGGTGATCCTGCTGGTCCTGACGTTCCAGTCGTCGTCCAACCTGACCTCGGCCTATGGCATTGCGGTCACGGGGGCCATGTTCATCGACACCTGTCTGCTGGCGGTGGTGCTATTCGCGCTGTGGCAGTGGAAATGGTGGCAGGCCGCGCCGCTGCTGGTGCTATTTTTCATCGTCGACCTTGCCTATTTCGCGGCCAATCTGACCAAGGTGCCCGATGGCGGCTGGTTCCCCCTGTTCGTCGGGTTCGTGATCTTCACGATGCTGACCACCTGGTCCAAGGGCCGCAAGCTGATGATCGAGCGGATGCGCGAAAGCGCGATGCCGATGAAAGTATTCATCCAGTCCGCCGCCAATTCGGCAACCCGCGTTCCGGGGACCGCGGTGTTCATGACGTCCACTCCCGAAGGGGTGCCCCACGCGCTGCTCCACAATCTCAAGCACAACAAGGTGCTGCACGAGCGGGTGATCCTGTTGACGGTGAAGATCGTCGACGAACCCTATGTCGCCGAAGGCCGTCGAGTGGGGCTGGAGCATCTGGAATCGGGCTTTCACCGCATGATCCTGCGCTATGGGTTCATGGAGGAAGTCGACGTGCCCGCCGCGCTGAAGCGCGTGGACAATTGCGAGGGCGAGTTCCGGATGATGGAAACCAGCTTCTTCCTCGCGCGGCAGACGCTGTTGCCGTCGACCCAGCCGGGGATGATGATCTGGCGCGAAAAGCTGTTCGCCTGGATGCTGCGCAACGCCGAAAGCGCGATGGAGTTTTTCCGGCTGCCGACAAATCGCGTGGTCGAATTGGGCAGTCAGGTCGAGATTTGA
- a CDS encoding Lrp/AsnC family transcriptional regulator produces the protein MQIDRIDQAILRALASDARATVSRVAETCGLSQSACSRRIQSLEQAGAIRGYGARLGGKRLGFHVTALVDITLATQVEEDLAAFERAVGRIPGIVSCALVSGHQDYRLTILARDLDDYERLHREHLGRLPGVTTIASSFVLREVPTLTEADAVLG, from the coding sequence ATGCAAATCGACCGTATTGATCAAGCCATATTGCGCGCGCTGGCGAGCGATGCGCGCGCGACCGTTTCACGAGTGGCGGAGACGTGCGGCCTGTCGCAATCGGCCTGTTCGCGCCGCATCCAGTCACTGGAGCAGGCCGGGGCCATTCGCGGCTATGGCGCGCGGCTGGGCGGGAAGCGGCTGGGCTTTCACGTCACTGCGCTGGTCGACATCACCCTGGCGACGCAGGTGGAGGAGGATCTGGCCGCGTTCGAACGGGCAGTGGGGCGGATTCCGGGCATCGTTTCCTGCGCGCTGGTGTCGGGACATCAGGACTACCGCCTGACCATATTGGCCCGTGACCTGGATGATTATGAGCGACTGCACCGCGAACATCTTGGCCGTTTGCCGGGGGTTACGACGATCGCGTCCAGCTTCGTCCTGCGCGAAGTGCCGACCCTGACAGAGGCCGATGCCGTACTGGGCTGA
- the ald gene encoding alanine dehydrogenase, with protein MRIGVPKEIKNHEYRVGLTPPSVAELVAAGHEVIVETKAGGGIDFEDQDYVNAGARIVPTAAEVFAAADMIVKVKEPQPQEVAMLEPRHTLFTYLHLAADKPQAEGLMKSGATCIAYETVTSDSRSLPLLKPMSEVAGRMSVQVGAHYLEKEQGGRGVLLGGVPGVAPARVAILGGGVSGINAAQMAVGMRADVTIYDINNDRLAELDMFFSSQIKTAYASKAAVAAAVRNAHLVIGAVLVPGAAAPKLVTREMVKTMKRGSVLVDIAIDQGGCFETSHATTHEDPVFEVDGVIHYCVANMPGAVARTSAFALNNATLPYALRIANLGAEAAMRADRHLANGLNVSNGKIRHAAVAEALDLPFEAWTA; from the coding sequence ATGCGGATCGGCGTCCCCAAGGAAATCAAGAATCACGAATATCGCGTCGGGCTGACTCCCCCGTCGGTGGCCGAGCTGGTCGCCGCAGGGCATGAGGTGATCGTCGAGACCAAGGCCGGGGGCGGCATCGATTTCGAGGATCAGGATTATGTGAACGCCGGCGCGCGCATCGTCCCGACCGCCGCCGAAGTGTTCGCCGCCGCCGACATGATCGTGAAGGTCAAGGAGCCGCAGCCGCAGGAAGTGGCGATGCTGGAGCCGCGCCACACGCTGTTCACCTATCTCCACCTCGCCGCCGACAAGCCGCAGGCCGAGGGGCTGATGAAGTCGGGCGCCACCTGCATCGCGTATGAAACGGTGACCAGCGACTCGCGTTCGCTGCCGCTGCTCAAGCCGATGAGCGAGGTTGCGGGCCGCATGTCGGTACAGGTCGGCGCGCATTATCTGGAAAAGGAACAGGGCGGTCGCGGCGTGCTGCTGGGCGGCGTGCCCGGCGTGGCCCCGGCGCGCGTTGCCATTCTGGGTGGCGGCGTGTCGGGCATCAACGCCGCGCAGATGGCCGTCGGAATGCGCGCCGATGTCACCATCTATGACATCAACAACGACCGTCTGGCCGAACTGGACATGTTCTTTTCCAGCCAGATCAAGACCGCTTACGCCAGCAAGGCAGCCGTCGCGGCCGCGGTCCGCAACGCGCATCTGGTGATCGGCGCGGTGCTGGTCCCCGGCGCCGCCGCGCCCAAGCTGGTCACGCGCGAAATGGTCAAGACGATGAAGCGCGGTTCGGTGCTGGTGGACATCGCCATCGACCAGGGCGGCTGCTTCGAAACCAGTCATGCCACCACGCATGAGGACCCGGTATTCGAGGTGGACGGCGTGATCCATTATTGCGTCGCCAACATGCCGGGCGCGGTCGCGCGCACCAGCGCCTTTGCGCTGAACAATGCGACGCTGCCCTATGCGCTTCGCATCGCCAATCTGGGTGCGGAAGCCGCGATGCGCGCCGACCGCCATCTGGCCAACGGCCTGAACGTGTCCAACGGCAAGATCCGCCACGCAGCGGTGGCAGAAGCACTCGACCTGCCGTTCGAGGCATGGACCGCCTGA
- a CDS encoding DUF3072 domain-containing protein, which yields MANTPDPKTEPFSNAEKDPDDWTTGDEPMTGAQASYLKTLSEEAGEPFEDSLNKADASKRIDALQEKTGRGT from the coding sequence GTGGCCAACACCCCCGATCCCAAGACCGAACCCTTTTCGAACGCCGAAAAGGACCCCGATGACTGGACCACCGGCGACGAGCCGATGACCGGCGCGCAGGCCAGCTATCTCAAGACGTTGAGCGAGGAAGCAGGCGAACCGTTCGAAGACAGCCTGAACAAGGCCGACGCGTCGAAACGCATCGACGCGCTTCAGGAAAAGACCGGGCGCGGGACCTGA